In Paracoccus contaminans, the genomic stretch TCGGCGGCAAAGCTTGGCGATGCGGCATCCTGGCAGGACCGGATCGACCGGGTGCAGCAAGGCGGGCTGCCCGCCATCGCCGAGGCCACGATGGAACGCTGGTTCTCGCCCGACTTCCGCGCCGGCGGGTCCGACCGCCTTTGGGCGCGCATGCTGGCGCGCCAGCCGGCGGGCGGCTATGGCGCGCTGTGCCGGGCGCTGGCGGCGGCCGACCTGCGAGGCGCGGTGCCCGCGCTGCGCCTGCCGGTGCAGGTGATCGCCGGCGCCCATGACGGCGCGGCCCCCCCGGAAATCGTGCGCGCCACGGCGGGCCTGATCCCCGGCGCGCGCTTTGCCCTGATCGAGGATGCCGCGCATATCCCCTGCGTGGAAACGCCCGCAGAATACGCCGCCATCATCACCCGCTTTCTTGAGGAGATCGGCCATGTCCGCTGAGCCGCCTGACCGCTATGACCGCGGCATGTCCGTCCGCCGCCAGGTGCTGGGCGATGCCCATGTGGACCGGGCCGAGGCGGCCAAGACCGATCTGGACATCCCGTTCCAGGATCTCATCACCCATGCGGCCTGGGGCACGGTCTGGGCCTCGGACGGGATCACGCGGCGCGAACGCTCGATGCTGACGCTGGCGCTGCTGGCCGCGATGGGCAATTTCGAGGAGATTCCCATGCATATCCGCGCCACCGCCCGCACCGGCGCCAGCAAGCGCGACGTGCTCGAGGCGTTCCAGCACGTCGCCATCTACTGCGGCGTGCCCAAGGCGAACCACGCCCTGAAACTGGCGCGCCAGACCTATGCCGAGATGGAGGAGGAGCAATGACCGAGGCCGAATACCATCAGCGCGACCGGCGCCGCCACCCGCCCGCGCTGACCCCCGACTACAAGACCAGCGTGGCGCGCAGCCCGCGCTACAGCCTGATTTCGCTGCAGGGGTCGGTGTCGGAAACCACGGGGCCGGTGTTCGGCCATGGCGACATCAGCCCGATCGACAACGACCTGATCAAGAACTACGCCAAGACCGGCGATCCGGTGGGCGAGCGGATCATCGTCCACGGCCGCGTGCTGGACGAGAACGCGCGCCCGGTGCCCGGCACCCTTGTCGAGATCTGGCAGGCCAATGCCGGCGGGCGCTATCGCCACCGGAAGGACACCTATCTTGCCCCGATCGACCCGAACTTCGGCGGCTGCGGGCGCACGATCACGGACGAGAACGGGTATTACTTCTTCCGCACGGTCAAGCCGGGGGCCTATCCCTGGCGAAACTGGGTCAACAACTGGCGCCCCGCGCATATCCACGTGTCGGTGTTCGGCCGCGCCTTTTGCCAGCGGCTGATCACGCAGCTGTATTTCGAGGGCGATCCCCTGATCCCGATCTGCCCCATCGTGCAGACGCTGCCCGATGCCGATGCCGTCGAACGGCTGACGGCCAAACTTGACATGAACGCGAGCGTGCCGCTGGATTCCATTGCCTATCGCTTTGACATCGTGCTGCGCGGGCGGCGGTCCACCATGTTCGAGAACCGGCTGGAGGGTAACTGAGATGAACGTCGTGGACGCGCGCAACAACGCCCCGCAGTATCTAGGCGAAACCCCCTCGCAGACGGCGGGGCCTTATGTCCATATCGGCCTTGCGCCGGCCGCCGCGGGGTTCGAGATCTTCGACAGGACGCTGGGCGGCGACATCGCCGGGCCGAATGCAAAGGGCGAGCGCATCCGCGTCGAGGGGCTGGTCATCGACGGCACCGGCAGCCCGGTCAAGGACGTGCTGATCGAGGTCTGGCAGGCCAATGCCGAGGGCATCTATGCCCATCCCGAACATGCCGGCACCGGCGGGCGCGGCAATGTCGAGGAAGGGTTCCGCGGCTGGGGCCGGATCATCACCGATTTTGAAACCGGGGAATGGTCCTTCGACACCATCAAGCCCGGCCCGGTCGCGGCACGGCGCAAGATGCAGTCCTCGGTCGCGCAGGCGGTGCGCGACAGCCATCCCGACTGGCAAGGGCGCATGGACGAGAGCCACCCGCCCATGGCGCCGCATCTGAACCTGTGGATCGTCGCCCGCGGCATCAATATCGGGCTGAACACCCGCATGTATTTCGAGGACGAGGCCGAGGCGAATGCCAGGGATCCGGTGCTGAACCTGATCGAATGGGAAAACCGCCGCGCGACGCTGATCGCCCGCCGCATGGATCGCGACGGCAGGCCGGTCTATCGCTTTGAAATCCGCCTGCAGGGCGACAATGAAACGGTTTTCTTCGATGTCTGACGTCTCTGGCAAGCCCTGCATCATCTGCGTTGCGATCACCGGGTCGCTGCCGACCAAGGAGAACAACCCGGCGGTTCCGATCACCATCGCCGAGCAGGTTGAATCGACGCATGAGGCCTTTGAGGCCGGTGCCACCATCGCGCATTGCCATGTGCGCGACGACGAGGGGCGGCCGACCTCGGACCCCGAACGGTTCGCCCGGCTGAAGGAGGGGATCGAGCAGCACTGCCCCGGCATGATCGTGCAGCTGTCCACGGGCGGGCGGTCTGGCGCGGGGCAGGCGCGGGGGGGCATGCTGCCGCTGGCGCCCGACATGGCCAGCCTGTCGGTCGGCTCGAACAACTTTCCGACCCGCGTCTATGAGAACCCGCCCGATCTGGTGGACTGGCTGGCGGCGCAGATGCTGGCCCATGGCGTCAAGCCCGAGATCGAGGCGTTTGACCTGTCCCATATCCTGCAGGCCAAGCGGATGGCCGATGACGGGCGGCTGGCCGGCACGCCCTATGTGCAGTTCGTGATGGGCGTGAAGAACGCCATGCCCGCCGACCGCGACGTGTTCGACTATTACATCCGCACGGTGGAACGGCTGTTCGGCGCGGATGCGCCCTGGTGCGCGGCGGGGATCGGGCCAAGCCAGATCGTGCTGAACGAATGGGCGATCAGCTCGGGCGGGCATGCGCGCACAGGGCTTGAGGACAATGTCCGGCTCGACCGCGAGAGGCTGGCGCCGTCGAATGCGGCGCTGGTGCGGCGCGCGGCGGATCTGTGCGCGCGATATGACCGCCCCGTGGCCGACTGGCGGCAGGCCAGGGCGATCCTGGGCCTGCGCATGCCCGCCGCGGCCTGACGCCGCGCTGCACAAGGACAGACCATGCCCGCAGCCCTTGCCGACAGCGCGCTCTATCGTCCCCTGTTCGGGGACGCGGCCACCGCCGCGCTGTTCACCCCCAGCGCCGAGCTGCGCGCCATGCTGCTGGTCGAAGGCGCGCTGGCCCGCGTGCAGGGGCGCTTGGGGCTGATCCCCGAAACCGCCGCCGCCGCCATCGACCGCGCCAGCCGCGAGGTGCAGATCGATCCGGCCGCGCTGGGGGGCGAGGCGGCGGTGGACGGCGTTCCCGTGCCCGGCCTTGTCGCGGCGTTCCGCAAGGCGATGCAGGCGCCCGAACATGCGCAATTCCTGCACTGGGGCGCGACGAGCCAGGACATCATGGACAGCGCCCTTGCCCTGCGGCTGCGGCGGGTGACGCAGGATTGGGACCGGCGGCTTGGCGATTTGCTTGCCGCGCTGGGGCGGCTGGCGGGTGCGCATGCCGACCTGCCGATGGCGGCGCGGACCTATGGTCAGGCGGCGACGCCCACCAGCTTCGGCGCAATCGTCGCAGGCTGGGGCTGGCCGCTCGTCCACCACCGGGCGCGGCTGGCCGAGGTCGGCGCGCGGCTGGCCACCGTTTCGCTGGGCGGGGCGGCGGGCACGCTGTCGGCGATGGGCAAGGACGGCCCCGCCGTGCGCGCCGCCCTGGCCGAGGCGCTGGACCTGGCCGATCCCGGCCACAGCTGGCACGCACAGCGTGACCGCATGGGCGATTTCGCCGCCTGGATGGCCGGGCTGACCGCATCTTTGGGCAAGATGGGCGAGGATCTGATCCTGATGACCCAGTCCGGCATCGGCGAGCTGCGCCTGGCCGGGGCCGGCGGATCGTCCACCATGCCGCAAAAGCACAATCCGGTCGGCCCGTCTGTGCTGGTTGCGCTGGCTCGGCAGGTCACGGCCCTGTCCGCCGCCATGCAGGGCGCATCCATCCACCGCCAGCAGCGTGACGGGGCGGCCTGGTTCGTGGAATGGCTGACGCTGCCGCAGCTGTGTATCTCCACCGGGCGCGGCATCGGCCTGGCGCTTGAGGTGGCCGAGGGCCTTGCACCCGACCCCGCCGCGATGGCGCGCGGCCTGGCCGAGGGGCAGGGTGTCATCCTGGCCGAGGGGCTGACCTTTGCGCTGGCCCGGCGGATGCCCCGGCCCGAGGCGCAGTCGCGCATCAAGGCCCTGTGCCGCGAGGCGCTGGAAACCGCAACGCCCCTGCCCGCTCTGGTCGAACGCGACTTTCCGGGGCTGGCCTCAAGCGCGGCGGTCAGCCTGGGAACCGCGCCGGACGAGGCAAGGCGCTTCGCCAAAGCCGCATCCGCAGGCGGCTGAGCCGCCGGGGCCGCGATGGACGCTGCGCCATCACCCGGCCCCCCATGAAAGGAGAATGATTGACCATGATCGAGACAACCTCAGCCGCCCCCCGGCGCGGGGGCAGGCGCGGGGGCGGATCGGCCGGGCTGGTTGCGGCGCTGTGCTGGGCCGCCGTCGTGCTGGATGGGTTCGACCTGGTGGTGCTGGGCGCGCTGATCCCGACCCTGACGGGGGGCGAAAGCCCCTGGATGACGCCCCCGCAAGCGACCTTCGTGGGCACCATCAGCCTTGTCGGCATGACGATAGGCGCGCTGGTGATCGGCGCGGCGACCGACCGGATCGGCCGGCGGCGGGCGCTGGTCGGGGCGGTCCTGGTGTTTTCCCTGTTCACGCTGGGCTGCGCGCTGGCGCAGGATTACCGGCAACTGGGTCTGATGCGCTTTCTGGCCGGTTTCGGGCTGGGCGGTTGCCTGCCCACCGCCATCGCCATGGTGACCGAGTTTTCCAGGGGCAGGGCGGGCAAGGCCTCGACCGCGCTGATGACGGGCTATCACGTGGGCGCGGTGGCGACGGCGCTGCTGGCGCTGCTGGTGCTGGGCGGGTTGGGGTGGCGTTCGCTGTTCGTGATCGGCGCCCTGCCGGGGCTGGCGCTGGCGCCCCTGATGCTGCGCATCCTGCCCGAATCGCCGGCCTTCCTGATCGCCAAAGGGCGCGAGGCCGAGGCGCGCGCCATCGCCGCACGGTTCGGCCTGGCATCTGCGGATGCGGCCGTCCCGTCCGGCGCCGAGGCGCGCGTTTCCGCAGCGGCGCTGTTCCGCCGGCCCTGGCTGCGCAATTCGCTGGGGATCTGGACCACGTCCTTCATGGGGCTGCTGCTGGTCTATGCGCTCAACACATGGCTGCCCAAGTTGATGGTGGCGGCCGGATACGGGCTGACGGGCGGGCTGTGGCTGCTGCTGCTGCTGAATGCAGGGGCGATCTGCGGATTGCTGGTGGCGGGCGCGGTCGGCGACCGCATCGGCCTGCGCCGCGCGGGCATCCTGTGGTTTGCGGCAGGGGCGGCGCTGCTGGCGATGCTGTCGATCAAGGTCGCGCCGGCGCTGCTTTATCCGCTGGTCTTCCTGACCGGCTGCTTTGTCTTTTCGGCACAGGTGCTCGTCTATGCCTATACCGCGGCCAATCATCCGCCCGCCGTGCGCGCCACCGCGCTGGGGATGTCGGCGGGGGTCGGCCGGCTGGGGGCGATCGCGGGGCCGCTGATCGGCGGGATGCTGGTTTCCATGCAGATCGGGCATCCCTGGGGCTTTTATTTCTTTGCCCTGGTCGGGGCGGTCGGCGCGCTTGCGCTTGCCTCGACCCGCGTGATGCGCCGATAGGGCGCCGGCCCCGCCGCATCCAGCCTTGAGCCAATGAAAAAGGGGCCGTCCGGCCCCTTTTTCCAGTCCTGCCGGCCCCGGCATCCGGCCGTCAGGCGACCGGAGCGGCCGCGTCAGGCTTTTTGCCGCGGCCCGCAAAGATCCGCGTGACCACCACGAAGAACACCGGCACGAAGATCAGCGTCAGCAACGTCCCCGTGAAGGTGCCGAAGAACGTGGCATAGCCGATCGCGGCGCGCGCCCCTGCGCCCGCCCCGGTGGACAGCATCAACGGCAAGACCCCCAGGCCGAAGGCCAGCGAGGTCATCAGGATCGGCCTGAGGCGCATCCGGGCCGCGTGCCGCACCGCCTCGATTGCCGATTCGCCCGCCTTTTCCATGTATTCGCGCGCGAATTCGACGATCATGATGCCGTTCTTGCCGGTCAGGCCGACCACGGTCAGCAGGCCGACCTGGAAATAGACCCCGTTCGCCTGCCCGCCGGCCCATGCGCCCAGCAGGGCGCCGAAGATGCCGACCGGCATCGCCAGCAGGACGGCGATGGGGATCGACCAGCTTTCATACAGCGCCGCAAGGCACAGGAACACGGTCGCAAGCGCCAGCACATACAGCATCATCGCGCCCGATCCGGCCTCTTTTTCCTCAAGCGAAAGGCCGGTCCATTGCAGCGAGAAGCCGGGCGGCAGCTGGGTGGCCAGCCGCTCCATCTCGGCCAGCGCGTCGCCGGTGGAATAGCCATCGGCTGCCGAGCCGTCGATCGCCATGGCGGGCTGCGCGTTATAGCGCTGAACCTGCTGGGGACCATAGACCCAGTCCTGAGTGGCAAAGCTGCTGAAATCGACGAAATCGCCATTCGCGTTCTGCACGCGCCACAGGCTCAGGTCGCGCGGCGTGGTGCGGGCCCACGGCTCGCCCTGCACATAGACGCGCTTGATGCGGCCCTGATACAGGAAGTCGTTGACATAGGAACCCGACCAGATGCTGGCCAGGAACGAGCCGACATCCGCTGCCGTCACGCCGACCGCGCCGGCCTTGGCCCAGTCGATGTTCAGTTCGAACTGCGAGGCGTCCTCGACCCCGCTTGGGCGCACGGCGGCCAGCACCGGGCTTTTGCCCGCCAGGCCCAGCAGCATGTTGCGCGCGGCCAGCAGCTCTTCATGCGTCTGCCCTGCGCCGGCGGTCAGATAGGCCGAAAAGCCCGATGAGTTCCCCAATTCCAGCACCGCCGGGGGCACGATCGGGATGACCATGGCCTCGCGGATGCCGCCCATCAGGGGGCCGAAGGCGCGCCCCGCGATCGCCGCCGCCGAACGCTCGGGGGTGGCGCGTTCTTCCCAGTCCTTCAGGCGCACGAACATCATGCCCATGTTCTGCCCCTGCCCGGCAAAGGAAAAGCCGCGCACCGAGAACACCGAATCGACATTGTCTGCCTCGGCTGCGGTATAATAGCCCGACACCTTCGACAGCACCGCCTCGGTCTGTTCGGCGGTCGTGCCCGAAGGCCCCTGGACGATGGTCATGATCGCCCCCTGATCCTCTTCGGGCAGAAAGGCGGTGGGGGTGCGCTGGAACATCAGCACCATCGCGCCCACGATTGCCGCATACAGCACGAACATGATGACGGGATGGCCGGTGGCAAAGCGCACGATCCGGCTGTAGCCGTTCGTCAGCCGGCCGAAGTTGCGCTCGAACCAGTTGCCGAAGCCGGTGCCCAGCCGGGACAGCACCCCCTGCCGCCGCGTGCCGGGCCGGGCATGCGGTTTCAGGATCGTGGCGCACAACGCCGGGGTGAAGGTCAGCGCCACGAACACCGACAGCAGCATCGCCGACACGATGGTCACGGCGAACTGCTTGTACATCTCGCCGGTCGAGCCGCCAAAGAACGCCATCGGCACGAACACGGCCGAAACGACCAGCGCGATGCCGATCAGCGCGCCCGAAATCTCGTCCATGGACCGGCGTGTCGCCTCGACCGGGCCGAGATGTTCGTCGCGCATGATCCGCTCGACGTTCTCGACCACGACGATGGCGTCATCGACCAGCAGGCCGATCGCCAGCACCATGGCCAGCATGGTCAGCGTGTTGATGGAAAAGCCCAGCAGCGCCATGATGCCGAATGTGCCCAACAGCACCACCGGCACCGCCAGCGTCGGGATCAGCGTCGCGCGGAAATTGTGCAGGAACAGCAGCATGACCAGCACGACCAGGACGATGGCCTCGACCAGGGTGTGGATCACCGCCTCGATGGACAGCAGCACGAAGGGGGTGGTGTCATAGGGAATGACATATTCCATCCCCGCGGGCATGAACTTGGCCAGTTCGGCCACCCGCGCCTTGACCAGCTTGGCGGTGTCCAGTGCGTTCGCGCCCGAGGCAAGCTGGATCGCCATCCCCGATGCCGGCTTGCCGTTGAAGAAGCTGGCGATCTCGTAGTTCTCGGCCCCCAGTTCGGCCCGCGCCACGTCGCGCAGCAGGACCAGCCCGCCATCGGTGTCCGAGCGCAGGACGATCCGCTCGAAATCCTCGGGGGTCTTGAGCAGCGACTGGGCCGTGATCGTGGCGTTCAGCTGCTGGCCGGCGGGGGCGGGCATGGCCCCGAACGATCCGGCCGAGATCTGCGCGTTCTGGGCGCTGACCGCGGCGATGACCTGAGCGGGCGTGATGCTGTAATATTTCAGCCGCGTCGGGTCCAGCCAGATGCGCATCGAGTATTCCGACCCGAACACCCTGATGTTGCCGACCCCTTGGGTCCGCGACAGCGGCTCGACCATGTAGCTGTTGAGATAGTCGGCCAGGTCCACGGCCGAGCGTGTGCCGTCTGTGGACACCAGGCCGATGACCATCAGGAACCCGGTCGCCGATTTCTCGACCGTGACGCCCTGGCGGGTGACGGCCTCCGGTAGGCCGGCCTCGGCCTGGGCCAGCTTGTTCTGGACCTGCACCTGCGCGATGTCGGGATCGGTGCCCAGCGCAAAGCTGAGCGTGATCTGCCCGCTGCCGGCCGAGGTGGTCGAGCTGTTGATGTAGCGCAGCCCGTCAAGGCCGGTCATCTGCCGTTCGATCACCTGCACCACGGTATCGGCGACGGTCTGCGCCGAGGCGCCCGGATAGGCGGCGCTGATGACGACCGAGGGCCCCGCGATGGACGGATATTGCGAGATCGGCAGCCGCAGGACCGACAGGGTGCCCAGCCCCATGATGATGATGGCGATGACCCAGGCAAAGATCGGCCGGTCGATGAAAAATCGCGCCATCGGCTCAGTTCCCCTGCGCCGGGGCTGCGCCCGCGCCGGCGCCCTCGGACGGGGCCGCAGTCGATCCCGAGGATGCGCCCGCGCCCGCCGCCGGCGATCCTGCCGATCCGGCGGGCTGGGCCATGCTTTGCGGTTGCGGCGCGCCGGCTGCATCCACCCCGCCCTCGGACGTCTGCCCTGCCGAGCCGCCCGCCGCCCCCGCCCCCGGGGCCGAGGCGCCCATGGGCGCGCCGTCCGGCGCCGTGCCGCCTGCCGCTGCGCCCGCACCGTCCGCGGGTGCCGGGGCGCCTGCGGCCGTGCCGCTCGTATGTTCGCCGCCCGCCGTGCTGGCGCCCTCGGGCGCAGCCTGCCCTGCGGCGGCACCCTCCGCGCCCGC encodes the following:
- a CDS encoding protocatechuate 3,4-dioxygenase subunit alpha, with the translated sequence MNVVDARNNAPQYLGETPSQTAGPYVHIGLAPAAAGFEIFDRTLGGDIAGPNAKGERIRVEGLVIDGTGSPVKDVLIEVWQANAEGIYAHPEHAGTGGRGNVEEGFRGWGRIITDFETGEWSFDTIKPGPVAARRKMQSSVAQAVRDSHPDWQGRMDESHPPMAPHLNLWIVARGINIGLNTRMYFEDEAEANARDPVLNLIEWENRRATLIARRMDRDGRPVYRFEIRLQGDNETVFFDV
- a CDS encoding MFS transporter; this translates as MIETTSAAPRRGGRRGGGSAGLVAALCWAAVVLDGFDLVVLGALIPTLTGGESPWMTPPQATFVGTISLVGMTIGALVIGAATDRIGRRRALVGAVLVFSLFTLGCALAQDYRQLGLMRFLAGFGLGGCLPTAIAMVTEFSRGRAGKASTALMTGYHVGAVATALLALLVLGGLGWRSLFVIGALPGLALAPLMLRILPESPAFLIAKGREAEARAIAARFGLASADAAVPSGAEARVSAAALFRRPWLRNSLGIWTTSFMGLLLVYALNTWLPKLMVAAGYGLTGGLWLLLLLNAGAICGLLVAGAVGDRIGLRRAGILWFAAGAALLAMLSIKVAPALLYPLVFLTGCFVFSAQVLVYAYTAANHPPAVRATALGMSAGVGRLGAIAGPLIGGMLVSMQIGHPWGFYFFALVGAVGALALASTRVMRR
- a CDS encoding lyase family protein, producing the protein MPAALADSALYRPLFGDAATAALFTPSAELRAMLLVEGALARVQGRLGLIPETAAAAIDRASREVQIDPAALGGEAAVDGVPVPGLVAAFRKAMQAPEHAQFLHWGATSQDIMDSALALRLRRVTQDWDRRLGDLLAALGRLAGAHADLPMAARTYGQAATPTSFGAIVAGWGWPLVHHRARLAEVGARLATVSLGGAAGTLSAMGKDGPAVRAALAEALDLADPGHSWHAQRDRMGDFAAWMAGLTASLGKMGEDLILMTQSGIGELRLAGAGGSSTMPQKHNPVGPSVLVALARQVTALSAAMQGASIHRQQRDGAAWFVEWLTLPQLCISTGRGIGLALEVAEGLAPDPAAMARGLAEGQGVILAEGLTFALARRMPRPEAQSRIKALCREALETATPLPALVERDFPGLASSAAVSLGTAPDEARRFAKAASAGG
- the pcaH gene encoding protocatechuate 3,4-dioxygenase subunit beta, which gives rise to MTEAEYHQRDRRRHPPALTPDYKTSVARSPRYSLISLQGSVSETTGPVFGHGDISPIDNDLIKNYAKTGDPVGERIIVHGRVLDENARPVPGTLVEIWQANAGGRYRHRKDTYLAPIDPNFGGCGRTITDENGYYFFRTVKPGAYPWRNWVNNWRPAHIHVSVFGRAFCQRLITQLYFEGDPLIPICPIVQTLPDADAVERLTAKLDMNASVPLDSIAYRFDIVLRGRRSTMFENRLEGN
- a CDS encoding 3-keto-5-aminohexanoate cleavage protein, translating into MSDVSGKPCIICVAITGSLPTKENNPAVPITIAEQVESTHEAFEAGATIAHCHVRDDEGRPTSDPERFARLKEGIEQHCPGMIVQLSTGGRSGAGQARGGMLPLAPDMASLSVGSNNFPTRVYENPPDLVDWLAAQMLAHGVKPEIEAFDLSHILQAKRMADDGRLAGTPYVQFVMGVKNAMPADRDVFDYYIRTVERLFGADAPWCAAGIGPSQIVLNEWAISSGGHARTGLEDNVRLDRERLAPSNAALVRRAADLCARYDRPVADWRQARAILGLRMPAAA
- the pcaC gene encoding 4-carboxymuconolactone decarboxylase is translated as MSAEPPDRYDRGMSVRRQVLGDAHVDRAEAAKTDLDIPFQDLITHAAWGTVWASDGITRRERSMLTLALLAAMGNFEEIPMHIRATARTGASKRDVLEAFQHVAIYCGVPKANHALKLARQTYAEMEEEQ
- the pcaD gene encoding 3-oxoadipate enol-lactonase; translated protein: MLTATVNNVNLHYALSGPKDGPAVVFANSLGTDLRLWDELLALLPAGLRVLRYDKRGHGLSEETPGPCSIELLADDAAALIEHLGLGPAVFVGLSIGGLIGQALALRRPELLAGLVISNSAAKLGDAASWQDRIDRVQQGGLPAIAEATMERWFSPDFRAGGSDRLWARMLARQPAGGYGALCRALAAADLRGAVPALRLPVQVIAGAHDGAAPPEIVRATAGLIPGARFALIEDAAHIPCVETPAEYAAIITRFLEEIGHVR
- a CDS encoding efflux RND transporter permease subunit codes for the protein MARFFIDRPIFAWVIAIIIMGLGTLSVLRLPISQYPSIAGPSVVISAAYPGASAQTVADTVVQVIERQMTGLDGLRYINSSTTSAGSGQITLSFALGTDPDIAQVQVQNKLAQAEAGLPEAVTRQGVTVEKSATGFLMVIGLVSTDGTRSAVDLADYLNSYMVEPLSRTQGVGNIRVFGSEYSMRIWLDPTRLKYYSITPAQVIAAVSAQNAQISAGSFGAMPAPAGQQLNATITAQSLLKTPEDFERIVLRSDTDGGLVLLRDVARAELGAENYEIASFFNGKPASGMAIQLASGANALDTAKLVKARVAELAKFMPAGMEYVIPYDTTPFVLLSIEAVIHTLVEAIVLVVLVMLLFLHNFRATLIPTLAVPVVLLGTFGIMALLGFSINTLTMLAMVLAIGLLVDDAIVVVENVERIMRDEHLGPVEATRRSMDEISGALIGIALVVSAVFVPMAFFGGSTGEMYKQFAVTIVSAMLLSVFVALTFTPALCATILKPHARPGTRRQGVLSRLGTGFGNWFERNFGRLTNGYSRIVRFATGHPVIMFVLYAAIVGAMVLMFQRTPTAFLPEEDQGAIMTIVQGPSGTTAEQTEAVLSKVSGYYTAAEADNVDSVFSVRGFSFAGQGQNMGMMFVRLKDWEERATPERSAAAIAGRAFGPLMGGIREAMVIPIVPPAVLELGNSSGFSAYLTAGAGQTHEELLAARNMLLGLAGKSPVLAAVRPSGVEDASQFELNIDWAKAGAVGVTAADVGSFLASIWSGSYVNDFLYQGRIKRVYVQGEPWARTTPRDLSLWRVQNANGDFVDFSSFATQDWVYGPQQVQRYNAQPAMAIDGSAADGYSTGDALAEMERLATQLPPGFSLQWTGLSLEEKEAGSGAMMLYVLALATVFLCLAALYESWSIPIAVLLAMPVGIFGALLGAWAGGQANGVYFQVGLLTVVGLTGKNGIMIVEFAREYMEKAGESAIEAVRHAARMRLRPILMTSLAFGLGVLPLMLSTGAGAGARAAIGYATFFGTFTGTLLTLIFVPVFFVVVTRIFAGRGKKPDAAAPVA